One part of the Cyprinus carpio isolate SPL01 chromosome A25, ASM1834038v1, whole genome shotgun sequence genome encodes these proteins:
- the LOC109051631 gene encoding Krueppel-like factor 13 — translation MDHFAAECLVSMSSQAIVHGPKGNREIKPETAAAQRNGEENKEPLKDNSSLFVVARILADFNQQTPTNFAEQAKIKEESAPPTATLTRDDGNSATPTTIIGDSALKQRSKRFRGRIEQEPPQKKHKCHYSGCEKVYGKSSHLKAHLRTHTGERPFPCTWPDCSKKFARSDELARHYRTHTGEKKFGCPLCDKRFMRSDHLMKHARRHSDFQPAMLKRQHGGGNATISSSTRPGSLSDYSRSDASSPTLSPANSP, via the exons ATGGATCACTTCGCAGCAGAGTGCCTTGTGTCAATGTCCAGCCAAGCAATTGTCCACGGTCCAAAAGGGAATAGAGAGATCAAGCCCGAAACTGCGGCTGCACAGAGGAATGGAGAAGAAAACAAGGAGCCTTTGAAGGACAACTCATCTCTTTTTGTGGTGGCGAGAATTCTGGCGGATTTTAATCAACAGACCCCCACCAATTTTGCCGAGCAGGCAAAAATAAAGGAGGAGAGCGCGCCACCAACAGCAACCCTAACCAGAGATGATGGGAACTCTGCCACACCTACCACCATCATCGGCGACTCTGCTCTTAAACAAAGAAGCAAACGATTCAGGGGTCGAATTGAACAAGAACCCCCACAGAAAAAGCACAAATGCCACTATTCAGGTTGTGAAAAAGTTTATGGCAAATCGTCCCATCTCAAAGCCCACCTAAGGACACATACAG GAGAGCGCCCCTTTCCCTGCACCTGGCCTGACTGCAGTAAGAAGTTTGCTCGCTCTGATGAGCTGGCACGGCACTATCGCACCCACACGGGCGAGAAGAAGTTCGGCTGCCCCCTGTGCGACAAACGTTTCATGCGGAGCGATCACCTGATGAAACATGCACGCCGTCATTCCGATTTCCAGCCGGCCATGCTGAAGAGGCAGCACGGCGGTGGCAATGCCACCATTTCGAGCAGCACACGTCCCGGCTCCCTCAGCGATTACAGTCGATCCGACGCCTCAAGCCCCACCCTCAGCCCAGCCAACTCGCCTTAA